The Barnesiella intestinihominis YIT 11860 DNA window ACAGAGTATAATTTTGTTTTATTTAAAGAGAATATATACCCACCCATGAATAGACAAAAGATAACATGGTTGCAAATACTCCAAGGTTGGAGTATGTTATTGGTCGTAATAGGACATGTTACCTTAACCGGTATTTTCGAGAATCCTCAAACTCCGGTGAGCGCGACGATAGAGCGTGTCATATACAGTTTTCACATGCCTCTTTTCATGTTTATCTCCGGTTTCCTTTTTTATTTCACAAAAATCAGCCGAGACTTAGCCTATAAAGAAGTTGTGTTCGATAAGCTCAAACGGTTGGGAATCCCCTATTTGTTCTTCACCTTTTTCACCTTCGCCGTCAAGTTTATATTCTCACCATTCATGAAACGCCCGGTAGAATTGTCTTTACGACAATTTACCGACAGTTTTCTATATCCCGGCTCCAACCCGTTGAGCGAAATGTGGTTCGTCGCCACACTCTTTATCATCATGCTATCTTATCCTTTGCTGAAATATATGATAACGGGGCATTTCAAAATCGCGGTATTAATTATCGGAAGTGTCGTACTCAACTTATTTTTCCCTCCCGATATATTCTTGCTTTGCCTTTCCAACGTGGCATATATGTTCCTTTTTTTCTGCTTAGGCATACTTTTCTGCAAATTCGATATACAACGTTTTTTGAGTCATTCCGGGAATCTCCTACTTTCGCTCCTTCTTTTCATCGCACTGAATCTGATTCCCGACTGCCCGATTTTACTGTTAAACCTCACCGGAATAATCTTTTCCGTCTCATTGTGTCTGAACTTAACCCCGATAGTATCGGGACTATTCTCCTCCTTCCGAGACTATACGTTTCAAATTTTTCTATTAGGAATTTTTCCACAAATAGCCATCAGAATACTCTACTCCAAGATACCACAAAACGAATTGTCCTATTGGAGTCTCTATATCATTAGTATTCTATTAGGGATTTACCTGCCTGTTTTCATAGCAAAAATCGTAGAGAAGATTCCCAACAAACTTATCCGCCGTTGTTTCGGACTCTGATTCTATCGTTTTTTCGCAAAAAAATCTTTCATCAAAGCGATACACTCCCCGGCCAAAACACCACACTCGACCTCTGTTTTAGAATGCAATACATGAGGAGCGAAACGCCGGTAACCTCGTTTCTCATCGCCGGCTCCAAATACGACCCGAGCGAGCTGAGCCCACCCTATCGCACCGGCACACATCACACACGGCTCCAATGTCACATACAAGGTACAGTCGGTCAAATACTTACCGCCGAGCGAAGCCGCAGCCGAAGTAATCGCTTGCATTTCGGCATGAGCCGTCACATCGCCCAGACATTCGGTCAAATTATGTGCCCGAGCCACAACCCTATCTTTACAAACGATGACAGTTCCCACCGGTATCTCATCGGCATCGAATGCCTCTTTTGCCTCCTGCAAGGCCATTCTCATAAACCGTTCGTCCTTTGCTCTATCAACCATATCTTCTCATAAGCTTTGTGGGAAACACTATCATTTCTCATACAATCCTGACAATATTCCCCACATAGTAGCTCTTGTCCTTTTTCTTAGAAGTTGTTTTAAATTTATTCCGAGACAGATTGAGACCCATGTTGAAGCAGATTGGAGTCCGAGATATGCAGTCAATAGCGGGCTATTGACAAAAATCAAGGGATTCAAGATGCGACACAGGGGCTCAATATGGCCGGAACATACCTGCTTGAAATGATAATATTATTTCTCAATAAATTTAAAACAGCTTCTTAATTCTTCAAATAATATACCACCGAGGTCACGACCCGCACATGCTTCAAATAAGGAGTATTGGCATCCCTATCCTCGATAGAGAATTGTCCTTGATATGCCGATGATATTTTGCCCAATTTACTATCGGAGTCTTTGGCGAATTTTTCGGCGGCAACTCTCGCATTTTGAGTGGCTTCGGCAATCATCTCGGGTTTTAGTTCATTCAACTTGGTAAACAAGAACTGAGTGTTATACTGATAATCCCCGGAAACGATAGCCACCCCCTTTTCCAACAAGGAGGCTTGCTTCACGATCAACTCTCGTACTTTCTCTACTTGATTCGAAGATACCGTTATTACCGAAGTAACATTATAACGATACGGGACACTTTGGTTTCCATACCGTTCGGCCTGCATATCTACGATTCCGGGAGCCGCGATAGAAATTTCGGCGTCGGATATCCCGTTAGCTTTCAGAAAATTTATCACGATTGTATTCTTAGTATTGATCGTACGGTAAATCGTGCCTAAATCATTCCCCAACTCCTTATATACCAAAGGCCAGATAACTTTATCGGCCGGGACCTCACGCTCTGACAAACCTTTTACCGAGACCGTACGCACAGCCTCCTTCGAACGAACGATACCTTGTTCGATTCGTTGCCCCAATAAAAACAAGCCTACTGCTATGATAATAGCCGGCACAATCCATTTGTTTTTCATAATCTTCCATATTTTATTTCTTACAAAGAAAATGCATGCCAGACTCAAAAGCAAATTTTATTTGCAATTTTACCGAAGACATAGACTATTTTCACATCTATTGTCAGGAACTGTTCCAAAGATAATTATTCGCCGTATCTATCAGACTTTTTCTCACTCCGATTTCTTTTTTCATCGAATCTTCGTATATTCGCTTTTCCAAATTCGTACTTATGGCGCAACACAACCAATTGGGAAAAACAGGAGAGGAACGAGCCGCAGAATATTTGATTTCCAAAGGATACATTATCCGAGACATAAATTGGCGGAGTGGAAAAATGGAATTGGATATTGTAGCCTATCGTGACAAAACGTTGGTTGTCGTAGAAGTCAAAACACGAAAAAACAACGAATTTCTACGCCCGGAAGAAGCCGTTACACTCCGCAAGATAAAAAATATAATCCAAGCCACGGATGCCTATATTCGTATGTTCGATATACCTTTCGACATACGATTCGACATCATTACCTTAGTCGGGGAAAATGAAGACTTTCAAATAGAACATATAGAAGATGCCTTTCTTCCTCCATTAAACTGTCGATAAACATGAACGTAGAATCTTTGCGTGAATTCTGTCTGTCACTACCACAGGTAACCGAATGTTTCCCATTCGATGAATGGGTGCTGGTTTTCAAAATCGAAGGTAAAATGTTTCTCTTCTGTGATTTGTCGGCCGAAGAGAAACGAATTTCGCTCAAATGCGACCCCGAACTTGCCATAGAATTACGGGAACGATATCCCGAAATAGAACCGGGCTACCACACGAATAAACGATTGTGGAATTCTATTTGGCTAAGGCCTTCCATCGACGATAAAGTCATTTGCGATTGTATCGTCCATGCTTATAGCGAAGTGCTAAAAAAACTACCCAAAATCAAACGCGAACCTTTATCGGAACTACTCGAAGCATGGAAACAAAAGAAATAAAATTCCAAAAAACTCACTTAAAGGAGATCGGCTCGACCAATACATATCTCCAAGAATCGGACAAAGACAGACTTCTACCGGAAGGAACCATCGTTTACTGCGACATACAACGGTCTGGGCGCGGCCAACGTGGAAATTCATGGGAATCTGAGCCCTTCAAAAATTTAACATTCAGCCTTTTACTCAGGCCAGAACATATCCCTGCCAATCGGCAATTCTTACTTTCTGAAATCGTATCGCTGGCAACTGTCGATGTTCTGAACCGATACGCCACTGGATTCTCTATCAAATGGCCGAATGACATCTATTGGCACGACAAAAAAATTGCCGGTATTCTCATCGAAAATGTACTGAGCGGGAGTACATTCTCACGGGCTATTATCGGAATGGGGCTGAACATCAATCAGAAAAATTTTTACAGCGATGCTCCCAACCCGGTTTCATTATATCAAATAACAGGTCGCACCTACAAGATAGAAAAAATATTAGACGAATTCACAGAGGCTTTCGGAAAGCGATATACAGACACATTTACAAACTCCTCCGACCGTATCCACAAAGAATATATAGCGGCACTCTACCGAAACGACGGGGTATATCCGTTTTATAGCGACGGCAATATTTTCCACGCCTCTATTGCCGATGTCGAACTTGACGGTCATCTGCTTTTATCGACGGAATCGGGAGAGAAAAAACGCTTCGCTTTCAAAGAGGTTTCATTCCTGCTTTAAACGTTTCAAGAACGGACGAATAACCCCGCTGCTTTGAGGCAACTCATCGGAAAGTCCCGACAGCATGGAAAGTTGTTCCAAAAGATATTTATTGCTACGAACCCGTGCAGCAATCGTAAAATATTTTTTAGCACAAGCTATATCGCCGTTGATCACTTGCCTTTTTTCCTCTTTATATACGGAAGCAGAGATAGAAAGACCGTTCGAATCTTCAAGATACTGTTGATCTATCGATTTCAGTTTTTCCTGTCCCTTTATAGCATAATAGCTTCCCAAAAACAAGTTTGCATCAAAATTAAGAGAGTCTATATCCAAAATAGTTTTCTGAACCTCGACCGCTGCAGTATCGTTTCCAAGTAACAACAAAGCATCGGCTTTGGCTTTCAAATAATTAATTTGCCCGGGCATCACCGACAACAATTCGTCAGCAACGGCAAGTATCTTTTCAGCATCATGCCGAAACACATAATACCCCAATAAATAATTATTCGTCACCCGAGTAAACCACGGCTGTTGTTCTTTCACCAACAAAAGTACCTGTTCATAAATGCCCGACTGTCCGATAGATCGCGACAACACGTCTATGCCGGTAAACAACGAATCCAAAGATAGTCCTTGCATTTCCGAACGAACCACATATTGCATAATAGACGAAGAATCGTTCATCATGGCCGATGCGACAACCGCATCCACATACGTTTTCACCCTACCGGGACGGCGTTCCAACAATACGTCATACATAGTAACAGCCTCTTGCCACTCCTTATTGGCAAAGTGATCATCGGCTTTTCTCAACACAGTACGATACGGCATCTCGGCAAAAGCCGAAAAAGCGATACTACAAAAAAGGAAAAATCCTATTATCCGTCTTATATACATTTAATTGTCACCCATTATGAACAGACAAAGATAGCGAAAGGTGAGTGCAGAGACAAACGGAAATTTTATTTCCGATTTGACTATGCCGAACCGCATCCTATTTTCGTACTTACAAAGATAACAAATCAACTCTGTAATATAGGCAATACTGCCGACAAAAATAAAACAGATTCCCCGCGAAACTTGCAGCAATCCGGTAAATAGTCCCGATGAATTAATTAAACATAAACTTTGAACGAGCTTCATTCTAAAAATAAAATAAATTAATATTATATTTATAAATAATAACTTTATACATAGCATTATTCCCATATCTTTGTAACAGTAATTAAAACAGTCCATTAAGATAAAAAGGCTCGTCTTCCTGTACTGTTATTTTCAATCCGAGCCGAAAAATTCCATCATGAAAAAACTTTACTCAAAACTATTGACGTTAGTCACTATCGGTTTTTACAGTCTATCTGTCTGGGCACAAGATGCTCCCGTCATTCAGAATTACAGCGACTATACCGGAGACTCATTCGTAGCCAACTGGGACAAAGTATCGGGAGCAGACAAGTATTTCCTCAATGTCTACACGAACGGGACCAACGTTCAAAACGTAAATGAAACCTTTGGCAACATCAACCATTCCGATGGGAAAATAGACCAGCAATCGCCCAATTACCCGAATGGCTGGGAGATAAACGTGAGTGAAAACGGCAGTACCGATATGGTCGTCTACGAAGGTGTAAATAAAATTATCCTCGATGCGACAGACGACTACATAAGCACCGAACAAATTATCGGAACCGGCGTGGGGAAATATATCGTTAACGCCAACCTCATCAATGCAGAAAATATCACCCAAGAAAATTCAAGCTTATTCAAGATTGAAATATTCGACAAAGCAGGTATACTTCTTAGCACCGGAACAATCGAAACTTTACTTTTTGCCCAAATAACCGAATTCAATATTTTCGACGGCTTCGGATACACACAAGCAAACATCGGGCGCATAAAAATATCTATCGAAAAAGGTGACGGAAAAATTGGAGACCTCATGATAAACTCTATCTCTTACTCTTGTACCGAGCCTTCGTATATTCTGAAAGATCAAGCAACGGCCGAAAATTCTTATCCTGTAACCAACCTCGACCCGGAAAAGGAATATTACTACTACGTCGCTGCTTCGGTGGAAGGAAAAACGACAGACGCATCGAACATCATCAGAGTAAATGAATTCCTCACTCCCAAAGCCTTAGACGCAACCGGCACATCGGAAAACTCGTTCACGGCAAATTGGGAAAGACTGCCCAAAGCAAAAGGATACATCGTGCAAGCGTACCAATATCACACCGCAACACAAGACAGTGAGAAGAAAATACTCGACGATTCTTTCGAAAAATCGACAGAGGGTACTATGGACGATCCGATCTCTGTTACCGACCCGGACTTATACACCGCAGTTCCGGGTTGGAGCGGGAAAAACATACTGGCAGCCAACGGTATGCTCGGAGCCGACAACGGAAGATTTCCCGTAAGCCTCTCTTATTTATGGACTCCCACAATGAACCTGTCATCGAATAACGGTAAATACAAAATCCACATCAAAGCCCGTGGAACAGCCGGAGATTATCTGTCGATTTATCGAATAGGTTATATGATAGACAGCAACGGAGACGGAGAACCCGATGCCCTTAACATACATAAAGTAACAGCTTTCGACGAAAACGGATACGCCGAAGAAACTTGGGAAATGGAAGACGGTGCTGAAAACATGCAACTCTCCATCGAAGAAAACAAACTAAAAAGATTTTTCATCGACGAAATCACCATCATACAAGAAAGCAAGGCCGGAGAGGTTACGAGAATACCTCTCGTTCCGGCAACCATTTCGGACGGTTCTCAAACGTCTTATACTTTCACAGATCTCGAAACGAATGGAAACTACGGCTACGAAGTGACCGGTATGCGTTACAACGACTATGAGGAAGAAGAATATTCCGAAACGTCTAACCTTATTACCGTGCAGTTAATACATTCGGGAATAGAAAGTAGCACAACTCAAAACGTAAAAGTAATCGCTTCTGAAAACTCAATCAACATAGTTCTATCGGAAAGGGCACTCATACAAATATTTACTGCCAACGGACAACTTGTAAAAACCATAAATGGAACCTCGGGAGAAAATATCGTTTCTATCCCTGCTGCCAATATTTATATCGTAAAAGTCGGAAGCAAGATATTTAAAGTCATCGCCCGATAAATCATCGGAAATAGGAAATCACCTACACAATCGAGACCGACAAGGTAGACTTACTTTGCCGGTCTCGACTTTTCTCATAATCACTAATCGGATATTATTTTCTCTTCAAAGGCTACGTGAACCATAAAAATTGATTATTTTTGCATAAATGCGACTGTTTAATTAAAAGAACGAATCTGATTATGAATAACCAATACAAAAGGATTCTCCTGAAACTGAGCGGTGAATCGCTCATGGGCGAAAAGCAATATGGCATCGATGAAAAAAGAATAGCCGAATATGCCACACAAATTAAAGAAATCGCCGACATGGGCATAGAAATAGGTATCGTCATCGGCGGCGGAAACATATTTCGCGGATTGAGCGGAACTTCCAAAGGGGTAGACCGTGTAAAAGGAGACCAAATGGGCATGCTCGCAACTGTAATTAACAGTTTGGCATTAAGCTCCGCATTGGAAAAAATCGGACAAAAAGCCCA harbors:
- a CDS encoding acyltransferase family protein; protein product: MNRQKITWLQILQGWSMLLVVIGHVTLTGIFENPQTPVSATIERVIYSFHMPLFMFISGFLFYFTKISRDLAYKEVVFDKLKRLGIPYLFFTFFTFAVKFIFSPFMKRPVELSLRQFTDSFLYPGSNPLSEMWFVATLFIIMLSYPLLKYMITGHFKIAVLIIGSVVLNLFFPPDIFLLCLSNVAYMFLFFCLGILFCKFDIQRFLSHSGNLLLSLLLFIALNLIPDCPILLLNLTGIIFSVSLCLNLTPIVSGLFSSFRDYTFQIFLLGIFPQIAIRILYSKIPQNELSYWSLYIISILLGIYLPVFIAKIVEKIPNKLIRRCFGL
- a CDS encoding nucleoside deaminase encodes the protein MVDRAKDERFMRMALQEAKEAFDADEIPVGTVIVCKDRVVARAHNLTECLGDVTAHAEMQAITSAAASLGGKYLTDCTLYVTLEPCVMCAGAIGWAQLARVVFGAGDEKRGYRRFAPHVLHSKTEVECGVLAGECIALMKDFFAKKR
- a CDS encoding SIMPL domain-containing protein, which translates into the protein MKNKWIVPAIIIAVGLFLLGQRIEQGIVRSKEAVRTVSVKGLSEREVPADKVIWPLVYKELGNDLGTIYRTINTKNTIVINFLKANGISDAEISIAAPGIVDMQAERYGNQSVPYRYNVTSVITVSSNQVEKVRELIVKQASLLEKGVAIVSGDYQYNTQFLFTKLNELKPEMIAEATQNARVAAEKFAKDSDSKLGKISSAYQGQFSIEDRDANTPYLKHVRVVTSVVYYLKN
- a CDS encoding YraN family protein, which gives rise to MAQHNQLGKTGEERAAEYLISKGYIIRDINWRSGKMELDIVAYRDKTLVVVEVKTRKNNEFLRPEEAVTLRKIKNIIQATDAYIRMFDIPFDIRFDIITLVGENEDFQIEHIEDAFLPPLNCR
- a CDS encoding MmcQ/YjbR family DNA-binding protein, producing the protein MNVESLREFCLSLPQVTECFPFDEWVLVFKIEGKMFLFCDLSAEEKRISLKCDPELAIELRERYPEIEPGYHTNKRLWNSIWLRPSIDDKVICDCIVHAYSEVLKKLPKIKREPLSELLEAWKQKK
- a CDS encoding biotin--[acetyl-CoA-carboxylase] ligase, whose protein sequence is METKEIKFQKTHLKEIGSTNTYLQESDKDRLLPEGTIVYCDIQRSGRGQRGNSWESEPFKNLTFSLLLRPEHIPANRQFLLSEIVSLATVDVLNRYATGFSIKWPNDIYWHDKKIAGILIENVLSGSTFSRAIIGMGLNINQKNFYSDAPNPVSLYQITGRTYKIEKILDEFTEAFGKRYTDTFTNSSDRIHKEYIAALYRNDGVYPFYSDGNIFHASIADVELDGHLLLSTESGEKKRFAFKEVSFLL
- a CDS encoding tetratricopeptide repeat protein gives rise to the protein MYIRRIIGFFLFCSIAFSAFAEMPYRTVLRKADDHFANKEWQEAVTMYDVLLERRPGRVKTYVDAVVASAMMNDSSSIMQYVVRSEMQGLSLDSLFTGIDVLSRSIGQSGIYEQVLLLVKEQQPWFTRVTNNYLLGYYVFRHDAEKILAVADELLSVMPGQINYLKAKADALLLLGNDTAAVEVQKTILDIDSLNFDANLFLGSYYAIKGQEKLKSIDQQYLEDSNGLSISASVYKEEKRQVINGDIACAKKYFTIAARVRSNKYLLEQLSMLSGLSDELPQSSGVIRPFLKRLKQE
- a CDS encoding T9SS type A sorting domain-containing protein yields the protein MKKLYSKLLTLVTIGFYSLSVWAQDAPVIQNYSDYTGDSFVANWDKVSGADKYFLNVYTNGTNVQNVNETFGNINHSDGKIDQQSPNYPNGWEINVSENGSTDMVVYEGVNKIILDATDDYISTEQIIGTGVGKYIVNANLINAENITQENSSLFKIEIFDKAGILLSTGTIETLLFAQITEFNIFDGFGYTQANIGRIKISIEKGDGKIGDLMINSISYSCTEPSYILKDQATAENSYPVTNLDPEKEYYYYVAASVEGKTTDASNIIRVNEFLTPKALDATGTSENSFTANWERLPKAKGYIVQAYQYHTATQDSEKKILDDSFEKSTEGTMDDPISVTDPDLYTAVPGWSGKNILAANGMLGADNGRFPVSLSYLWTPTMNLSSNNGKYKIHIKARGTAGDYLSIYRIGYMIDSNGDGEPDALNIHKVTAFDENGYAEETWEMEDGAENMQLSIEENKLKRFFIDEITIIQESKAGEVTRIPLVPATISDGSQTSYTFTDLETNGNYGYEVTGMRYNDYEEEEYSETSNLITVQLIHSGIESSTTQNVKVIASENSINIVLSERALIQIFTANGQLVKTINGTSGENIVSIPAANIYIVKVGSKIFKVIAR